The following are encoded in a window of Manduca sexta isolate Smith_Timp_Sample1 chromosome 16, JHU_Msex_v1.0, whole genome shotgun sequence genomic DNA:
- the LOC115444229 gene encoding uncharacterized protein LOC115444229 — protein sequence MMDYMNFCPLRLFDRDFDSYLKPFHSRHYFRPWYKSGYGKEFGSTIQETKDKYKINLDVQHFQPNEINVKVTDKEIIIEGKHEERQEDSSFVSRHFTRRYPLPSNCPPDNVCSTLSSDGVLSVVAEKKITKGNEKIVPIQISGTCPMKTHMKTRITQTSTGITQKDIDDAIREARELISMDKAKLIKEEHSRLLKPELLKEAVTEKVEELNDKFNRSGDKDKMQSNVKLSDLMDEMAQSSSASSSETYGSNSRSETIREEKKSSSYKSSMTSSMKASEYISAELSDAAENV from the coding sequence ATGATGGATTACATGAATTTTTGTCCGTTGCGCTTATTCGACAGAGACTTCGATAGTTATCTGAAACCATTTCATTCGAGACATTACTTTAGACCGTGGTACAAGAGTGGTTATGGAAAAGAATTTGGCTCAACAATCCAAGAAACAaaagataaatacaaaattaatttagacgTACAACATTTTCAACCGAAcgaaataaatgttaaagttaCCGATAAGGAGATAATTATAGAAGGCAAACATGAGGAGAGACAAGAAGACAGCAGTTTCGTATCAAGACATTTCACGAGGCGTTATCCTTTACCAAGCAACTGTCCACCCGACAACGTATGTTCTACATTGTCTTCAGATGGAGTGCTTTCAGTTGTTGCTGAAAAGAAAATTACCAAAGGAAATGAAAAGATCGTACCGATACAAATAAGTGGAACGTGTCCCATGAAAACTCACATGAAAACAAGAATAACACAAACTTCAACAGGTATTACTCAGAAGGACATAGATGATGCAATAAGAGAAGCCAGAGAACTTATAAGTATGGATAAGGCGAAGTTGATAAAAGAAGAACACAGTCGTTTACTGAAACCGGAACTTTTAAAAGAAGCTGTTACGGAAAAGGTAGAGGAATTAAACGACAAATTCAATAGATCTGGTGATAAAGACAAAATGCAATCGAATGTGAAACTGTCCGATCTAATGGATGAAATGGCACAGAGCAGCTCAGCTTCATCTTCAGAGACCTACGGTTCGAACAGTAGATCAGAAACAATACGGGAAGAGAAGAAATCATCATCGTATAAATCATCTATGACATCAAGCATGAAGGCTAGTGAATACATTAGTGCTGAACTTAGTGATGCGGCAGAGAATGTATAA
- the LOC115444228 gene encoding cyclin-dependent-like kinase 5, whose protein sequence is MQKYEKLEKIGEGTYGTVFKAKNKETHEIVALKRVRLDDDDEGVPSSALREICLLKELKHKNIVRLYDVLHSEKKLTLVFEHCDQDLKKYFDSLNGEIDLDVVKSFMYQLLRGLAFCHSHNVLHRDLKPQNLLINKNGELKLADFGLARAFGIPVKCYSAEVVTLWYRPPDVLFGAKLYTTSIDMWSAGCIFAELANSGRPLFPGSDVEDQLKRIFKLLGTPNEGTWPGVTQLPDYKPLPVYQPSLGLAQVVPRLPARGRDLLARLLTCNPALRMPADDAMAHAYFHDLNPSVKNDRC, encoded by the exons ATGCAGAAATATGAAAAACTTGAGAAGATCGGCGAAGGTACCTATGGTACTGTTTTCAAAGCAAAAAACAAAGAAACCCATGAAATCGTAGCGCTTAAGCGTGTTAGGTTAGACGATGACGATGAAGGGGTACCATCGTCCGCTTTGCGCGAAATATGTCTACTTAAAGAATTGAAGCACAAGAATATAGTTCGGCTATATGACGTGCTGCACAGCGAAAAGAAACTGACCCTCGTGTTCGAACATTGCGATCAGGATTTGAAGAAATACTTCGACAGTTTGAATGGCGAGATAGATTTAGATGTTGTGAAGTCTTTTATGTACCAGCTGCTGCGAGGATTAGCTTTTTGTCACAGCCATAACGTACTTCATCGAGATTTAAAACCGCAGAACTtactgattaataaaaatggcGAGCTTAAGTTGGCAGATTTTGGCTTGGCTCGGGCATTCGGCATCCCAGTGAAGTGTTATTCAGCTGAAGTAGTGACCTTGTGGTACCGGCCACCTGATGTTCTTTTTGGCGCTAAATTGTATACTACTAGCATTGATATGTGGTCTGCTGGGTGTATATTTGCAGAACTAGCCAATTCAGGCAGACCTCTATTCCCAGGGTCTGATGTCGAGGATCAGTTAAAGAGGATCTTTAAGCTACTcg GCACACCCAATGAAGGCACATGGCCTGGAGTCACTCAGCTGCCTGACTACAAGCCCCTCCCAGTGTACCAACCAAGTCTGGGCCTTGCACAGGTTGTGCCAAGACTGCCGGCGAGGGGCAGGGATCTGCTAGCCCGACTTCTCACTTGCAACCCAGCATTAAGAATGCCTGCTGATGATGCAATGGCACACGCTTACTTCCATGACCTCAACCCATCTGTCAAGAATGACCGATGTTAA